TTTGTTTCCCATTTTTTGGACATactgatttatttaaaaatatctagACGTCATTAACATTGGAAGCATATTAGTTTGACTTacacatatgtactgttttactgGACTGGAATGAGtcataaaactgtcatttccactTCTTATCCATAAATCATATATAGCAAATTGAATGATTCAatcggtctaaccgtctaatttAGCCCTACGAAGATCGGCTGCTTCCAGCTAAATTGTCCcaatcggatcccctcggagaaatttccggtaaCCTTCGGAAATATAACTATTTCCAAAGATTGATGGAAATGTCGCGATTGAAATTGTCCTAcacgagttacttcccttgaccttctttcgtttggttgttttaagattttatttcGGATATTTGCTGAGTATGAAATAAACGTATTTCTATTTAAAAGACGAAATCAAAAGTCATCGTTGTTTGTACGTACGTATGTACGATGTAGGCCTATATAGCTACCACTCTTGATCTGTCGTAATTTCAAAATGCCTAACGATAGTGAACATTTTTTATGGActaatgaatattttaaatcatcttcgatactccagggattactataaCTGTCgtactatctcatagtaaaactggaggcaacaagtcctttgatgtacatacactgtggttgactgtgttgctaAGTTGGGCGTAGCGCTAGCTCTCCCTGTAATCTTCACAGGAAATCTCTGCAGACATGTAATTGGTCAGTTTGTTTTCTCCTGTACTACATTGAGTTACACTATGAGGTAGTCCAGGGACTAAAGTCCACTACACTCCGTTTATACCCCGGGTCACACAGCGCAATCGGCGctttatatctaaatatcaaaataatgcacatttttcgtacttcatttcagaaaattttCCGCTACACGGCGCGTTTCCTTAAACGTCCAAGCaagtaatgttcaaacctttatcaatgaaaatttgatacacgatctagactaaaaatgtccataaagggattatattatttaaaaaaatgtctcttaaaagattaatttgtttagcAGGACaatcatttcattattattttgagttacacgaTAAATGTGGCGATGGTGttaatccggtatgttcagatcgagcggagttgcataatggtatgcaGACATTCATAATAATCATTtataaatgcaggtaactttaaatcgaaaaattcaCGTGTTCAGAAAGcttcaaaatcatcaaaatacattgtagactcatctcagccattctaaatcataatatttttccCGGAGCAGACCACCGGACCttccaaacaacaaaatctcgcactctggtgggtccatgattatataatctgtaactaattctcagattaCTGTGGTCCAAGGGTTACACCCCTTCCCCGGAAAATGTTACGATTTGAAATGGCTGAGATAAGATTTACGATGTATTAAGATGAACTTGCGAGTGCCGAAGGCGcgagaaatgttttttttgttttgtttttcttttttttttttttttttttttttttttttggggggggggttccGGGTGTCTCCCTCAGggaaaatcatcaaaatacatgtcTCAGCCATTCCCGAgaggccccccccccccaaaaaaacgcTCGGCactcacaaattcatcaaaatacatagtaaaactcatctaagccattctaaatcgtaatattttttccctgAGGAgaccccggaccccccaaacagaAAGcttcaaaatcatcaaaatacattgtagactcatctcagccattctaaatcgtaatattttacGGAGCAGACCACCGGAGCAGACCACCGGACCttccaaacaacaaaatctcgcactctggtgggtccatgattatataatctgtaactaattctcagattaCTGTGGTCCAAGGGTTACACCCCTTCCCCGGAAAATGTTACGATTTGAAATGGCTGAGATAAGATTTACGATGTATTATGATGAacttgcgagcgccgaaggccccccaaacaccaatttctcgcgccttcggcgctcgcaaattcatcataATACATCGTAAATCTTATCTCAGCCATTTCAAATCGTAACATTTTCCGGGGAAGGGGTGTTACCCCCTggaccacagggatctgagaattagttacagattatataatcatggaccaaCCAGAGTGCCCTTAggccatttttagacgttttagaggtctagattaaaaaacgataaaaatcatactctacctctacctttagcggctacaaaaacacatttctagtacatcgtcataaaaaacggttactaccgttggaaagagcgataattttcctttcaaaatcatcatatacatctatacaaagtgccgtcattaaggcgatataagccccattatgacaaacatcttGAAGATCATCTAATTAAAAATTCATACTGGCTTCATGGccgatataatatgcatgagcgaggcttCGCCTGCTCTTATTGGCCGGCTATAAAAAGCCTCTCTTCTCGGGACGTTGTActattcaaatatatacatcTGTGGACTTTTtataaaacgtctaaaaatggtcttagggcactctggtgggtccatgattatataatctgtaactaattctctgATCCCTGTGCCctggacccccccccccccccccaaacatcCAAAATCTCGATACTTCGGgagttacaaaatattgaggacctttgcccttCGCTGTTTGCTGtttggcgcagtgataatcaaccgaCGCgcgtaattaggacgacggcgcgaaacataaaacgacccgcgttatgaaaattagcatttaattAACTTAAATTAAATTGTCAAGAATGAGATGGTAGTTGTATAGTGTTAACGgtaaagttaataacttttgtgactctataaaataatcaattttgttttacattcccattttaagaattaaaatgCCGTTTCGAAAAGTTGGTGGCCCTTTAATCCCTAAGCATAAGATGATTTGAGaaaattattatgaaacatCATAAATTCGTTAAAGGACTGATGatgatttgaaatatacattaacatatgttctcattaataaaaaaacaggGAATTTTTAGGTATTTGAAATAGGTATTTGAAAtgtaacttaaaaaaataagaGGTTGTTTCCGCctgatcatatacatgtagttataacaTATGTATAACTGTTATGTAGTGCAAGCGAGATAACTCTAATTTATCTACACATTTCTTGCACAACAGGAAATGGAGCAGTCTTTTTTGACGCTGGGCAATTTTCATTGCAGGTGTATACTTTTTTCACAAATAATCGATTTAAAGTTAATTGGTTTCATCATATTCTTAACATAAAATGCCTTAAGGATAGATTATTTAAACGAATTGCTCAATTGTAAAGCCATTTACTATGTTAAAAGACGAGGAGTTCCGAAACATTCACACAGAAGAGTTCCACAACACTGTGACTCACATCACTTCGTTGTAAACATCGATCTTCTCTACGACGTTACGACGCAGATTGTGAAATGGAAACAGATGAGAATTCCGACGTTATCACGGCTGTTCTCGCAGATGATGTGGATTCTCTGAGAATGTGCTTGTCCAAAGGTTGTCAACAAAACGAAATTGACAAGGCTCTGTGTAAAGCTTCACTCAAAGGAAACCCAATTATTGTCAATGTTTTGTTGCAAAATGACAAACCAAAACCCAATGTGAGATTTACAGATGACCACAATCAGCGCCCCATTCACTGTGCGTGCACTGGGGGTAATGTGGAGGTTGTAAGGCTTCTGTATCAGGCTGGCTCGGCTATCCACGCAGCAGACGAACTGGGACAACACCCGTTACATATTGCTGCCAAACTCGGACATGTCGACGTGGTCCGATATTTGTTGTCAAGAAGTGCACATATCAATTCTAGTAAAACATTCGAAGTACAAGCAACGCCACTGCATCTGGCTATAGAAGCTAAACAGTTGGAATGCGTCGAAGCGCTGGTAGAGTCTGGTCGAGCAAACCTCAATTGTCGAACCTCTCGCCTAGAGGGTGGCCATACACCACTTCACATGGCAGTTAAGTGCAAGTTCTTAAAAGGGGCACGATTCTTATGTGATCATGGCGCCGATATCAATGCAGGAAACACACTTTCGAAGACCCCTCTGTTTTTTGCTGCTAGCATGGAAGAGCCTGAATTTACGTTGTGTTTATTGGCAGCCGGAGCGGACGTCGAGGCCAAAACGACGCATGGCTGGACGCCGTTAATGAATGCAGCCTGTAATAACAGAGCGGAAAACGCTGAAGCCTTGATAGAATATGGCGCAGACATTAACTGCTCTGGAAGTAAATTTACTCCTATCACTGCAGCCGTCACCGCGGGAGCCGACGACGCCCTCAGTGTGATCCTAGCCGCAGGGGCCAACCCAAACGAGACAACACCACGAAGCGAGCATCCTCTATTGCAGGCAGCCTCAATCGGAAACCCTCATTGTGTGAGGCTTCTGTTGGATGCAGGAGCCGATATTGACGTGAGATCGCCGAAAGATGCTACTGTATTGCATAGGTGTCAGAGAATCAAATGTAAGTTTCAAACACTATCAAAATCGTcagaaatgaaatcaaaatcatCGTTTCTTATAGTTTTTGTATTTAAAAGACGTCTTCTTTTGTCACCTttgataatatacatgtagattcagATTTGCTGATGAGGTCACATGTTCATCTTCTGAAAGTACATTCACAAAATGTTTTGCTCATCATTGCCTTATGGAACTttagaaaaatctaaaattaTTCTTTTTAAGGTTTAAGGTAAAGAAATACTACCATCATGAAGTGTTTTTTttgcttcttttttttttttttttttgtttgtttgtttgtttttttttttttggtttttttttgcagATGGCGAAGCACGTGACGAGGTGGTGCGCACGCTTATTGGGGGTGGAGCCCAGCTGAACGTGTACAACGCGGAAGGCTACACCCCTCTTCACAACTGTGTGTTTCAAACTACATTGGAAAACTTCTCTCTCTCAACACTCAAACTCCTAGTTATGGCAGGAGCCAGGGTCGATCTAGGAAGACAAAGCAACAAGAAAATCGGAAGGTTAGCAAAACTTGTGATGAATATAAACACCAACATCCAACATCAATGGTTATATTTTGCGAGAACTTAATATTTTGCAATCATTTTGGCCAAAGACGAAATCCTTGTTTTGGCGGAAATTAAAGGTCCAATgtccgtatctttcttatttttttcacgatttagaagaatgttgaaaaaaaaatcctgttgtaaatcatgcagagacaggactaaatcgaagtcaagatgagcgataatgattcggaataattttaaaaaaaaatccaatagaTATTACGTATCGCTAGTTGGGTCCCACtaagtcaaacaagccgaagttagccgacattgtaaagtctttgccgagaacgtcatgtaactacgtaacgtctgtccgaactcctccgaaaacgggtcatgaactctccgacttccgttcggcaatagtcgtaacttctatggcgaccagtttaaattgaaggcatgtttacatgtattttaacaattgctgtaccaaagttattaaaaaaaccattatgaatattctttaatatatcttaatttcaaatacatctacaaatactaacaatatcggagtcgaatttaacttatttgttgatagttacgtatagtgtggcttttaAACCTTATTATTGGAAACAAGTTTGTTATCACAGGGATATTAGTTTTGACCTACcagagtgtccatagaccattgTAGACGATTCAGGGGTCTAGACccataaactgtaactaattctcatatccTTGTGATTTTGATTATATCGGGTCAAAGACTTTATGTCGAAATTATTTCTCAACTAATTTCTCTCCGCTTGATTTTTTGACAAATTTGAATTTGACTGCCTCCTGTTGTTGGTGGTGTGACGTGATgccttttgttttgtttcaggtCAGGTTTGTTCAGGAACTCGCCATTGTGTTGGCTAGCCTGGAACAATTACATTGAAGCTGCTGAGTATCTAGTCCGCTGTGACTGGTACGTACGGGATGAGAACTGGATGTATCTCCCAGGGAGATCGCTAGAACACGAATCTTTTAACCAGAAAATACGACATTTGGCCCGACAACCTTTCTCACTGACGTCATGTTGTCGCTTGACAATTCGTGAACAACTCCGTCTTTCCTCGGAGGACCGGGAAATCCTTACTCGTATATTCCAACTTCAGCTGCCGAAGTCTATCAAATGCTTCCTTAGTTTAGAGCAATAAACAGCTCCGTCTAGTCTACAAAGGAGTGTTGTTGCTAAGTTTCCATGTGGATGTATTATGTGTGTCGGATAGAACGTGCGAAATATAAAAAGTGTATATGCATCCTTCTCAACCTTAGATGTGTATGCCTTTGTAAAATCGAATCCGTTCACCATTGCTCCTATAACATGCTATAAACACAAGTAAACATAATGAcagcagtggcgtaggaagctGAAACCCCTCCCCCCGCTACCCTGCGGCCtgcacccacaggagatactttATATACTCTTTTTCCAATATCTGTATAATCCTCATatacatctatagacagtggcgtcgataACAGAACATTAATGAATACGAGAATTACCTTAGGAGCGCCGTAGTCTCTCTAGTTTAAGGATTTCTTGGGGTCCGGGCACGGGGGCCCGTaactactgtttatattataatatatattttcagtca
This genomic window from Argopecten irradians isolate NY chromosome 4, Ai_NY, whole genome shotgun sequence contains:
- the LOC138321954 gene encoding ankyrin-3-like, with product METDENSDVITAVLADDVDSLRMCLSKGCQQNEIDKALCKASLKGNPIIVNVLLQNDKPKPNVRFTDDHNQRPIHCACTGGNVEVVRLLYQAGSAIHAADELGQHPLHIAAKLGHVDVVRYLLSRSAHINSSKTFEVQATPLHLAIEAKQLECVEALVESGRANLNCRTSRLEGGHTPLHMAVKCKFLKGARFLCDHGADINAGNTLSKTPLFFAASMEEPEFTLCLLAAGADVEAKTTHGWTPLMNAACNNRAENAEALIEYGADINCSGSKFTPITAAVTAGADDALSVILAAGANPNETTPRSEHPLLQAASIGNPHCVRLLLDAGADIDVRSPKDATVLHRCQRIKYGEARDEVVRTLIGGGAQLNVYNAEGYTPLHNCVFQTTLENFSLSTLKLLVMAGARVDLGRQSNKKIGRSGLFRNSPLCWLAWNNYIEAAEYLVRCDWYVRDENWMYLPGRSLEHESFNQKIRHLARQPFSLTSCCRLTIREQLRLSSEDREILTRIFQLQLPKSIKCFLSLEQ